A segment of the Zingiber officinale cultivar Zhangliang chromosome 8B, Zo_v1.1, whole genome shotgun sequence genome:
GCAGTGGATTTAGTCTCAGATTGGTGTTGGTTTAGATGTTCATCATTAGTCGTATATATACCCATGTATAGGTATTTTAACAAGACAatacaatattttattcctaCACCTTCTACATGGAACCAAACACTCCTTTTATGGTTAGGATTTCCAAAAATATTCCTAGAAGGTCGCTGATACGTATAGTGGATGACTCCAAGGATAGTGTGGTCAATAGGTGATGTGGTAAAAAGTTAAGAAGAGGTGACAATCAAAGTTGGAGAGTACATGTCCGAACGGACCATATCCTCGGAACTTGGCTCCTCCTGGCCCAAGGTTATTGCTCTTAGTTCACAGCCGAATGACCCCTAGAGTCGGTTGGATCTTCTAGGACTCCACTCCCCATGCCTCGTGGTTACTACTCTGGGTTCACTCCTGGTTGGACCCCCATGGCTCAACCCCTTACTTCTCATGGACATGACTTCAAGCCTACTCTCGGTCGGCTCCCGCGTCGGTCGGAACCTCAAGGCTTAGCCCCTCACCTCTCATGGGCAAGACTCCCAATCTACTCCCGGTCGACCCCCGTGCCGGTCAGATCCGGGCTCAGTCCCTCACTTCTCAGGCATCGCTCCCAGTCTACTCCCGACCGACTCTAGTGTCGGTCGGATCTCCAAGACTCAGTTCCTCGCTGCTGAGGGGTGTGGTTCCCAACATACACACGATCAGCCCTAGTGTCGGTCGGACTATCACCAGGAAACAACATTGTCTAGGAATTGCAGCCACCTGTCAAGGAATAACAGTTATTCGTCAGGGAATATTCCGATATTCTACCACATGTATGCCACGGAACCTACCTCTACCTAGTGGAAATTCGACGTACATCCTCCAGCATCATACTATGACATCTCATTATTGTGGAGGTTATGAGAGGCAGTATGAAAAGGGGTCCTCTCCATTGGTCAGGTACGTGCGTACACACGCATCAACTACAGTTCTACTATTTATTTTCTTCCTGCACTTTTCGCTCTGCCCTCGTTCTGATTGAGTGTCGGAGTGTCAAGAACTCTTCCCCGGTTCTCGCCCTAACGCTCCCGTGTGATCTCCCTGTGGGGTGCATAAGCCCGCAAGTACCACTTTCGACTATCTTTCCTTGCCTCGCGTGAAGATCCGAAGTTTGCACTGCATCTCTTCGAGTTCTAGCTCCAAGTCCTCTCTCTATTAGGGTCCCTGTCTTCGTCGATGGCccctccgtctgactcagcttccggacgggatcagtcgccttttccttgttcttttTGTCAATATCTACATCTCACACATGCTTATAGCAATGGGCCTCTTCTCCTTCCCTCTTCTCAAAATAATTGTTCTTATCTCATCCATTTGCCTAGTGCTCATTTAGAGGTACATCTAGGGCATCCACCTGCCCTATAAAAGCACTGTTGTCTTTGCCTCCAACCGACTAGCTCATTGTGATGCTCTTCACGTGTGACATGCTATCACCCTCACACTAACTTCCCTTATTTTTGCCTTCTGTACGCTATGAAGAAGCAAGTCATAGGCAACCCTCATGAACTTTCACAATTCATATCCATCACTGCCAATCAAACTGGCATCTCCAGCTCACATCCTGGCCTGAAGCACCAATTCAGCTTGTCGAGGGTAAGGGAGAATTTGTGGAGCCAAATATCTCACCTTTCCTTTATTGGTACTGGTTTTTATTACTGCAAATGAAAGCTCTATTTATTCAAGTTCTATTCATGATTGTCTTGGAAACTAACATATGAAAATATACAGACGTGCTAATTAAATTATGGAAATCATAGTGTATGGTAATCAAATATCTCACCAGCTGTGGAGAATATTTCAGGACCGGTTTTAACAGTGAGTAGCAAGCTTCATCCAACGTCATTGGTGGATCCTTTTCCTCGTAATCCCGTTGCATCTTAAATATAGATCTGCTACATTAACGGCTctcctagtgtcggccccacggatatggagggagatacATGTAGGTAAACGAGTGTCAGGTGCATGGTGGGATAAACcctaggtcgtcagttcctgagaatcgacccctagcCATTATGCCAAAGATGTCATGCGTCCATCGTCTGTACTACGTCATGGGGGCTAATCCCGTTGCATCTTAAGCTTCTATTTCTAGGAGATCTAGTCCTACCTCTGCTAAAAGCCATCCGGCCTGTTTATTCATTTTCAAGCCCAGGACTTCTGCCTGCCTGCAGTCTCCTTTATCTGCTGCCTTGTTTGTTGCACAACTGATTTCTTCTTTAATTTGTTGCACTATCCCCTATCTATGCGTAGAAGGCTCTTGATTCTAGCGAACTTGATCTCTTTGTTTTCAGcaagctgaccttctccttgcTTTATTCAAATCACATTGCACCCAAGTCACTCATCTTCCTTAAGATGCTCTTCATGTTTTCGTATTTTAGCCTTGTCTGCTTCAATCTCCACACTCTATGTATGTCTGTCATCTTTCTCTTTATATTCTCTCTCAGTGAGTACAGTGATCTGAGGTTGAATGGATCATTGTCCATCTTCTCTGTTCACGGGTTACATGAAAGTATTATTTTTGGAGATTCATTATTGCCGTGTTTAGCATGTAGTTTGCATATGAGAGTTCTAATTTGCGTAACAAGCTCCCTTAGAAATTATCTATGCTATACATTTAGGATGAATGGTACGAATATTATTAGACTGGAATGGATATATTGcatgttaacaagtaaaagaacagGATTATAGCATGGGGGTTTACAGAGCATTCAGGCTGGCATGGTAGTCATCTAAATGTTCGAAAGGGCTGCAAGCTCATTTAATTTACTTCGAGGATTTTTATGGTATTCAGACAATTTGAAAACTAGGTGCAATATTTCAGAAATATGTGTGGATTTCAAATATTTGCCGAAGAAAATCCATCACTCATTTCCTGATCTATTGAAGTACTTCCCAGAATAAAACATGGACGATTCATCTATTCTACTGAGCTTTCTGAACAAACTGAACCAACAATTTCTGAACTAACTAAATTTTTATAGTCTTAATATTTTTTTGGTTCACTAAGATTGTAATTCTGTTGCAGGTTATGATGCATGTGTTTATTCCACCTCGAGGTACCATAATTTCTCAGTCAAATTCACGAGATTTTTACCGACTTTTTCGAGTAATACTCTTTCTGTGTGCTGTGTTTCACAGTAAGATGGGCACTGGGAATTCTACTACATCAGCGGCTCTAACATCTAGTTCAGAGGGCAGCAATCCTTCATGGCTAAAAGAAAGCCTGCCTTACATGTTCACTCTATTGTTTGTCTACATTGCGGGCATTGCCTCTCATTAAGATAAATTAGGCTCAGCACTTCTGATGTCAGAGATCGCGATAAGTGGATTATCGTGGAGTTTGATGGTTGTGAAATCTTCGTTGGTGGGCGATCCATTGTCGAATACTACTGTCGCTGTAAGAACACTTTAGGATGAGTAATTCTCTGCTTATCGGTATGCATATCAAATATTAGTGATAAATTGTCCTAAAGAATTCTCAAGGTTAATGATAGTTGCTTGGTGTAATGCTAGAAGTGTCTGTCAATATGCCATAATCTAAGTGTTTAAACTAGTATAATGACTTTGTCAAAGTCATGGGTATTTATAATTATTTCTCTTATTTGACAAATGTATTGATCGAAAATGTGGACTGGTGGCATGTTAATTACGAAAAAAGTTAATATAACTATATTTCATAAAAGCTatactaaattaaataaatatttaaaattattttttaaaatgcatCCTCCTCATGCGCGTAATATATGTGGTCTCGCTCTCCCCGTAAAACTCTGCCGACGGAGCACTGCCTTTCCCGCCCCCGCACGTGCCACCAGACGTGGCCTCCACTCCGTCTCCACGTTACCATGTGCCCACCCAACCCTTCAAAAAATCACACAGTCCTCTCTTTCTGCGTTGTGGCCCCCAACGCAATATTTAGAATCAGCCGCAGCAGCAGGTGCCTGGGATCGCGAGGACGCCTACATCAATGCCATATTCGTATCCTACGCTACagccaattttattttattgattatTATTGATGCACTAAAttgaaatatataaaaaaaatataagaaagagaaATTATTGATTGTTATTTAAGAAGTGaattatttctttttttctttttatgttaAGGATCAAACTCGCCTAGAGTTAATTTTGAAGAACAGAAGGAAAAATTAGGACAGAGAGATGAGATGCTTGAAAAAAAGGAGCATGTCGTGGAGTCCAAATTTCTTCAAATTAATGCCTACGGGAGGGAGGTAAGTCGCCGGAGACGAGAGGGTTTCTTTAGAAGAGGTGTCGGATGTCCGGGCCGTGGATCAAGAAGGAGGCGGGAGGAATGGGCGGGAGGGTGTCGAAGAGAGCGGCGGGCGGGGCGGCGAGTTCGTCGAGTTCCTTCTGGCGGCGGAGCTCGAGGACCTTGCGGTGGGAGTTGGAGTGCTGGGAGACGACGAAGGTGGGGCTTGCGGCTGGGCGGTACTCCGGGACTAGGCGGCCGGACTTGAAACGGACGCCGCAGGCGTTGCAGAGCGTTTTGGGGCCCACCGGCCCCGTCCGCCACTGCGGCGTCTTGTCGGTCTGGCAGTGGACGCAGCGGCGCCCGTCCGCGGAGGCGAGACCGGCCGGCTCCTTCCTCTTCGCGGCCTTCTTGGGCGGGGCGCGGGCGACGGGGGTCGCTGCGATGAGCTCCGAGTCAGGGGAAGGCGAGACGAACGCCGACTGGGATACGGCCAGTAGCCGGGAGGACCAGTTACATGGGGCGACGCGGGAGCGCTTGCTCCGCGCCTTGCCAGGGACGGGCGCCTCCGGACGGAAAGTGGTAATCTGCTTCTCACCGCCGCCGACGGAGTCCTCTGCAAGCCTGCCGGCGGATGTGACGGTGGCCGAGGAGGAGGACGAGGAAGAGGCAGAGTTGACGCCATTTATGAGGTGAAGCTTGTGCAGGTCTTCGCTGGAGAAGGAATCCTCAAAATTGGACACCGCCATTTCCAGCTCCGCCAACTCATCGTACTGCTGCAACCAAAAAAGGAAATCATATGAAATGAAGGTGAAAAGGGCTCCAGTAACCGGAAAAAGCATCTTCCTTCCAACTTTCCATTTCTAGAACAGAATTATCGTCCCAAGCATCAAGGTCGATATCAGTGGGGACGTTTCTTCATAATTGTTTCAGTTTTACTTGGAACAAAAGGAATAACAAAAACTGAACTGAAATTAATTGGAAAATTGAAACAGAAATTTCCAGCCCAGTGACGAATTTCATTCGCCTGCTGTCTGCACATTTTGAAACAATTCCATCACAAGAAGCTGAAAACAGATCTCTCTTCTCAAATCGGTGGTTTAATTGATTTCAAATCGTAGAAAGACAGATTTCAAATTATGAACGTTAGACGATCAGCACACAGTAAGACGATGTTAAAACAGAAATGGAATTACCGGTTCACAGAGGTCGTCGGAGAGGCTGGCGTCGGGGAAGCTCCTGAAGGAGAGGCCCTCGGGGTAATGCTGCTCGAATCCGGACAGGGAGTTGCTACAGCTGTCCACCGCCGTGACGGTGGAGGAATCGGCAGAGTTACCCACCGCGTCATCGGATCCGCCTTCGTCGCTTCCTGCGACGACCCACCCCTCCCCCTCCTCCTCCCCCTCTccctccccctcctcctccttggaAAAATCTAGCAGGTCCTCGACGGCGAACTGGTCCACCCCCCCTCCGGCGTCCTTTTCCGGTACGCAATGCGGGTTCCCGGCTCGCCAGAAACCGGCGGGTAAGTACTCCGGCGCCTCCATTCCGGCCTCGAAGTTAGGGTTtacagagagagaaagagagagagagagagagagagagagaggggggattGATTTGCAGGTGGTCGTCGCAAACGCAAAGGCGAAGACTGGCGTTGTAAATAAAGCGAAAGGGTAAGTTAAAGTTAATTATTTATGCGCGCGAGGAAAGAGCCCCCTTCATCACCTCCATCGAAGAGTCCCCTATGAAGTAACCCCCACGATGCCCAAACTACCCCCACCTTCGTCATCAATTACTGTCCTAGCCTAGCCACCGGCCCGTTGCGCGATCCGTCTCCGTCAGGCACGTTAATTTACGGCTCTCTCTTCGTGCCTACTCACAAATAACGGACCAAACGCCGCGTCAGTTTCCTCCCCCGAGGAAAGTTAAGGAATTTACAGGTCTCGCAGCATTTTAATAggaattatagaaaaaatatattttaaattagtatttaaatttgtcaaataaaa
Coding sequences within it:
- the LOC122016146 gene encoding GATA transcription factor 4-like isoform X2, with the protein product MEAPEYLPAGFWRAGNPHCVPEKDAGGGVDQFAVEDLLDFSKEEEGEGEGEEEGEGWVVAGSDEGGSDDAVGNSADSSTVTAVDSCSNSLSGFEQHYPEGLSFRSFPDASLSDDLCEPYDELAELEMAVSNFEDSFSSEDLHKLHLINGVNSASSSSSSSATVTSAGRLAEDSVGGGEKQITTFRPEAPVPGKARSKRSRVAPCNWSSRLLAVSQSAFVSPSPDSELIAATPVARAPPKKAAKRKEPAGLASADGRRCVHCQTDKTPQWRTGPVGPKTLCNACGVRFKSGRLVPEYRPAASPTFVVSQHSNSHRKVLELRRQKELDELAAPPAALFDTLPPIPPASFLIHGPDIRHLF
- the LOC122016146 gene encoding GATA transcription factor 9-like isoform X1, which gives rise to MEAPEYLPAGFWRAGNPHCVPEKDAGGGVDQFAVEDLLDFSKEEEGEGEGEEEGEGWVVAGSDEGGSDDAVGNSADSSTVTAVDSCSNSLSGFEQHYPEGLSFRSFPDASLSDDLCEPQYDELAELEMAVSNFEDSFSSEDLHKLHLINGVNSASSSSSSSATVTSAGRLAEDSVGGGEKQITTFRPEAPVPGKARSKRSRVAPCNWSSRLLAVSQSAFVSPSPDSELIAATPVARAPPKKAAKRKEPAGLASADGRRCVHCQTDKTPQWRTGPVGPKTLCNACGVRFKSGRLVPEYRPAASPTFVVSQHSNSHRKVLELRRQKELDELAAPPAALFDTLPPIPPASFLIHGPDIRHLF